In the genome of Deinococcus aetherius, the window GGCGTGAGGGCGCCGCCTCGGTGCGGAGGCCGGACCGGGGATCGGCGCCTGACAGGCGGTGCAGCGTCCGCGCCGTTCTCCTCCGTAGGGTCGGACCATGAGACCAGCCCCGGCGGCGTTCCCCTCACGCTCACCGCCCAGTGATCCCGTCCTGCCGCACGGGTGGCCGACTTTGCAGGAGCTGTTCGAGCAACGCGGCACTCCGGGCGGGCGACTCCTGTTCCGGCGTGCCCCGGGCCCGGTCCAGCACAATCAACTCTATTCCCGGATTCTGGGCGGCCAAGCGCCGCCCCGTCGGTAACCCCACCTGCCGCTCGTGCTCGCCCCACACCATCACGGCGGGCACGGGCAGGTCGCGCAGCAGGGGCGCGAGGTCGTAGCGCAGATCGCCGCTCAGGAAGGGCAGTGCCGAGTACGCCGCGCCCGGCCGCCGCGCCGAGTCCAGACTGCCCTCCACGACCTCCCGGCTCACCGCCGCCGGGTTGTAGAAGCCCTGCCCCCTCAGCCACGAGCGGATGAAGCTGCCCCGGTGAAAGATCAGGCGGTAGAACACGGGGCCTAGCGTGCGCGAGCGGGCAATCGGCGTGAACGTGCGCCGGTAGAACGGGGCAAAGGAGTCCTCGCCGAAGTCCAGACCGCCCGAGGGGGTCCACAGGATCAGGCGCCCGAACAGCTCCGGGCGTTCGCGGGCGAGTTCGGCCACCCAGCCTGCCGCGAGCCCCTGGGCCACGACGTGGACGGGCTCACCGAGGTGGGCCAGCAGGGTCCGCAACTGGTCGACGTACTCCCCTCCCAGCAAGGACCGCCTGGGGTGCTCGGAGCGCCCCCAGCCCACCCAGTCGGGAGCGACCACCCGGAAGCGCCGGGCGAGGACGGGGGCCACCTTGCTCCAGTACCACGCGGAGGCGCCGCCCCCGATGCCGTGCAGGAGCACCAGGAGTTGCCCCTCGCCCGCCTCGTAGTAGCTCATCTCGCCGCTGGGGGTGCCCGGGCTCCGCCGGGAGAAGCTCAGGTCCGTGAAGTCGGTGGTGGGGTCGGAGGTGAGGCGGCCCCGCCAGGTGAGGAAACCGGCGGCAGCGAGGCCGCCCAGGAGCGTCCAGAAGAGCGTCCGTTTCATCTTCGCCTCCCTTTTCACGGGGTCGCCGGGCTCATGCCCGTCCGACCAGCGAGCGGGCATTCTCGGCGCGCCGGGCGGCCAGGTCCTCGTCCACGGTGAGCACCAGCTTGCCGCGCACGCGCCCGCTCGCGCTGTACTCGTGCGCCGCCGCCCCGTCCAAGAGTGGGTGAGTGCGGTCGATGACACTCTTGAGTTGCCCACCCGCCAGCCACTCACCGAGCGTTTCGAGGTCGGCGCCGCTCGGCTGCACGAACAGCGACCGCAGGCGCCGACCTCCCCAGAAGGCCGACAGCCACGCGGGGGTGAGGTTGCCGATCACCGGGTTGACGGTGACGAACGTGCCGCCCGCCCGCAGGACACGCCGCGCCCGCCGGAAGGCGAGGTGGTTCACGGCGTCGAACACCACGTCGAAGCGCGGGGGACCGGCGGTGACCTCCTGCCCGGTGTAGTCGATCACCTCGTCCGCGCCCAGCGAGCGCACGAGTTCGGCGTTGCGGCCGCTGCACGCGGCGGTGACCCGCGCGCCCAGCGCCCGCGCGATCTGCACCGCGAAGGTGCCCACGCCGCCCGAGGCGCCGTAGATCAGGACGCGCTGCCCCGCCCGCAGCCCGGCCTTGTCGCGCAGGGCCTGCAGGGCGGTCAGCCCCGCGAGCGGAACGGCGGCGGCGTCCCCCAGGCAAATGCCGGTGGGGACAGGGGCGACCAGGGCTTCCCGGGCCACCGCGAGCTGGGCGTACCCGCCCCCCTCCCTCACCGGGAGCATGGTGAACACGGCGTCCCCAGGACGAAAGCGGGTGACGGCGCTTCCCACGGCCAGGGCGACTCCCGCCACGTCCGAGCCGGGCACGAAGGGGAGCTTCAGCCGCACGGCGCGGCGGAATTGCCCGCTGCGAAAGCGCCAGTCGGCGGGATTGATCCCGGCCGCAGCGACGCGGATCAGCACGCCGTCGGCGGGGACCTCTGGCCGGGGCAGGTCGAGCGGCTGAAGCACTTCGGGCGGGCCGTACCGGGTGAAGCCGAGCGCGTGCATGGTCGCTCCTTTCGCCGTGGGGCGGTAGTGATCTTAATACACCGAATGGTGTATTACCGACTGTACACGCCGGTGATCCTTCCCAAGTGCGTGCGGTCCCACCATTGAAGTGGAGGCTCGCCCCCACACTCGGGATCAGGAGGCTCCACCATCTCCAAGGCACCCAGGTCCACGCGCCCGGTAGGTCGGCCCCGGCGTTCCGCCCCCGGCGAGCCCGTCCCCGACACGCGCGCCCGGCTGCTGGGCGAGGCGCAGGTGTTGCTCGAACGCTGGGGCTACGCGGGCATGGCCGTGGAAGATGTGGCGCGGGCGGCGGGCGTCACCAAGAAGACCCTCTACCACCACTTCGGTTCCAAGAACGCCCTGGTGATCGCCCTGATCCACCT includes:
- a CDS encoding alpha/beta fold hydrolase — translated: MKRTLFWTLLGGLAAAGFLTWRGRLTSDPTTDFTDLSFSRRSPGTPSGEMSYYEAGEGQLLVLLHGIGGGASAWYWSKVAPVLARRFRVVAPDWVGWGRSEHPRRSLLGGEYVDQLRTLLAHLGEPVHVVAQGLAAGWVAELARERPELFGRLILWTPSGGLDFGEDSFAPFYRRTFTPIARSRTLGPVFYRLIFHRGSFIRSWLRGQGFYNPAAVSREVVEGSLDSARRPGAAYSALPFLSGDLRYDLAPLLRDLPVPAVMVWGEHERQVGLPTGRRLAAQNPGIELIVLDRARGTPEQESPARSAALLEQLLQSRPPVRQDGITGR
- a CDS encoding NAD(P)-dependent alcohol dehydrogenase; this translates as MHALGFTRYGPPEVLQPLDLPRPEVPADGVLIRVAAAGINPADWRFRSGQFRRAVRLKLPFVPGSDVAGVALAVGSAVTRFRPGDAVFTMLPVREGGGYAQLAVAREALVAPVPTGICLGDAAAVPLAGLTALQALRDKAGLRAGQRVLIYGASGGVGTFAVQIARALGARVTAACSGRNAELVRSLGADEVIDYTGQEVTAGPPRFDVVFDAVNHLAFRRARRVLRAGGTFVTVNPVIGNLTPAWLSAFWGGRRLRSLFVQPSGADLETLGEWLAGGQLKSVIDRTHPLLDGAAAHEYSASGRVRGKLVLTVDEDLAARRAENARSLVGRA